A single Chryseobacterium sp. DNA region contains:
- a CDS encoding M17 family peptidase N-terminal domain-containing protein, translated as MKNIFTQSFIISALAFSTLNLAQTTTTTAAKTAAIGTSKNWGSVDGISMIGLVQGPSSADAQLQVACVFEYTEGDIFSAQALPANLNGLVHLDEALKGELTNLRKTGQFQGHSLETLLIMPPAGSMSAKKLLLIGLGDRNKFTPDLMTSVGEVAAREAMRLGVTNFAFASDLKDAGIDSPTALVAGNVVRGIIHANRSENYLNEHKLSTTKKLEKVYLLAGPAFFETAGGGISEAIADVKKK; from the coding sequence ATGAAAAATATATTCACCCAATCATTTATAATCTCAGCTTTAGCATTCTCTACGTTAAACCTTGCACAAACAACAACGACTACAGCTGCAAAAACAGCAGCTATCGGAACTTCCAAAAACTGGGGTTCTGTAGATGGAATTTCCATGATAGGATTGGTACAGGGGCCATCGTCTGCTGATGCCCAGCTTCAGGTAGCCTGTGTTTTCGAATATACGGAAGGAGACATCTTCAGTGCTCAGGCTTTACCGGCCAATCTGAACGGATTGGTTCATCTTGATGAAGCTTTAAAAGGAGAACTGACCAACCTCAGAAAAACAGGGCAGTTTCAGGGACATTCTTTAGAAACCCTTTTAATTATGCCACCTGCCGGATCTATGTCAGCAAAGAAATTATTACTGATCGGATTGGGTGACCGTAACAAATTCACTCCAGATTTAATGACTTCCGTAGGTGAAGTGGCAGCCCGTGAAGCCATGAGATTAGGCGTTACCAATTTTGCCTTTGCCAGCGACCTGAAAGATGCCGGAATAGATTCTCCAACCGCTTTGGTAGCCGGAAATGTAGTAAGAGGAATCATCCATGCCAACCGTTCTGAAAATTACCTGAATGAACACAAACTGTCCACCACAAAAAAATTAGAAAAAGTATACCTGCTGGCCGGCCCTGCCTTCTTTGAAACCGCAGGCGGAGGAATCTCAGAAGCTATTGCTGATGTGAAAAAGAAATAA
- a CDS encoding EamA family transporter has product MSNSKNRWLVPLAFTNIYVIWGITFLAISFGLKGFPPFILSGLRFLVAGILMIGYLLAKGEKANSMINWKKNAITGILILTGGTGLVAWGEQYVTASEAAISIATGPFWFIAIDRKNWKYYFSDKFIPIGLAIGFAGLVLFLQGSVYSNHAVADSQLRITAFVVLGLSSVAWVLGSLYSKKNPASQSTFMNIAQQLIVAGFASFLISFFRKEWTGFSVSAIPLSAWLGVLFLIFFGSIIAYLSYIWLLSVKPAALVSTHTYINPIVTVIAGWIVANQSINGSQLYGLSVILLGVLLTNVTKYFKLSKRSKVKIRRVRRFFNKAGRRYQPI; this is encoded by the coding sequence ATGAGCAATTCTAAAAACAGATGGTTGGTTCCGTTGGCGTTTACCAACATTTATGTGATATGGGGAATTACGTTTTTAGCTATTTCATTTGGCTTGAAAGGTTTTCCACCGTTTATTCTTTCCGGATTGAGATTTCTGGTTGCAGGAATTCTGATGATTGGCTATCTGCTGGCCAAAGGAGAAAAAGCGAATTCTATGATCAACTGGAAAAAGAATGCAATCACCGGAATCCTTATCCTTACCGGGGGAACCGGTCTTGTTGCCTGGGGAGAACAGTATGTGACCGCCTCTGAAGCAGCCATTTCTATTGCTACCGGTCCGTTTTGGTTTATTGCTATTGACAGAAAAAACTGGAAATATTATTTTTCAGATAAATTTATCCCGATAGGTTTGGCCATCGGTTTTGCAGGACTGGTATTATTCTTACAGGGAAGTGTCTATTCAAATCATGCGGTAGCTGACAGCCAGCTCCGAATTACAGCATTTGTGGTACTGGGATTAAGCTCTGTTGCCTGGGTGCTGGGATCTTTGTATTCAAAGAAAAATCCGGCTTCGCAATCCACTTTTATGAATATTGCACAACAGCTTATAGTAGCGGGATTCGCCTCTTTTCTAATCTCCTTTTTCAGAAAAGAATGGACCGGTTTTTCCGTTTCAGCCATCCCGTTATCAGCATGGCTGGGGGTTCTGTTTTTGATTTTCTTTGGATCTATAATCGCTTATTTGTCGTACATTTGGCTCTTGTCTGTGAAACCCGCTGCTTTGGTAAGCACCCATACTTACATTAACCCTATCGTTACCGTTATTGCAGGATGGATTGTTGCCAATCAAAGTATCAATGGAAGTCAGCTGTACGGTTTATCCGTCATATTATTGGGAGTACTTCTGACCAATGTCACCAAGTATTTTAAACTTTCAAAGCGGTCAAAGGTAAAGATCAGGAGAGTGAGAAGATTTTTTAACAAAGCAGGCAGACGGTACCAGCCTATTTAA
- a CDS encoding methionine ABC transporter ATP-binding protein: MIEIRNISKTFHQKKQSFKALDRVSLSIEKGDIVGIIGFSGAGKSTLIRTVNLLERPDEGQIIINGKDFTQLNSKQLAEERKKIGMIFQHFNLLSSRTVFDNVSLPLELDHTSKDQINKKVNELLKIVGLEDKANDYPRSLSGGQKQRVAIARALANDPHLLLCDEATSALDPATTQSILQLLRDINQRLGITILLITHEMEVIKAVCNHVAVIDQGKLVTKGTLNEIISDKEHPVIRQFINSDIMTLPQELNNRLQKEPQDGLFPLVEIELNENISVEEILSTLYTQYKIPYKLLKADVEYFGDSNFGKLLLQLQGKEEENEEAIYYFNQNKIQNTVKGYA; this comes from the coding sequence ATGATAGAAATCAGAAACATATCAAAAACATTCCATCAGAAGAAACAGTCCTTTAAAGCACTGGATCGTGTGAGCCTCAGTATTGAGAAAGGAGATATTGTAGGAATCATCGGGTTTTCCGGAGCCGGAAAAAGCACCCTGATCCGTACGGTCAATCTACTGGAAAGACCGGATGAAGGACAGATTATCATTAATGGAAAAGATTTCACCCAACTCAATTCAAAGCAACTGGCGGAAGAACGTAAAAAAATAGGGATGATCTTCCAGCATTTCAACCTGCTTTCTTCAAGGACGGTTTTTGATAATGTATCGCTTCCTTTGGAGCTGGATCACACGAGTAAAGACCAAATCAATAAAAAGGTAAATGAGCTCCTGAAAATCGTAGGCCTTGAAGATAAAGCCAATGATTATCCAAGAAGCCTTTCAGGAGGCCAGAAACAAAGAGTAGCGATTGCAAGGGCATTAGCCAATGATCCCCATCTCCTGCTCTGCGATGAAGCAACCAGCGCTCTTGACCCGGCAACCACACAGTCTATTTTACAGCTGTTAAGAGATATCAATCAAAGACTGGGAATCACCATCCTTTTGATTACCCACGAAATGGAAGTGATCAAGGCGGTCTGCAACCATGTCGCGGTGATAGACCAAGGAAAATTAGTAACAAAAGGAACGTTGAACGAGATTATTTCGGATAAAGAACATCCGGTGATCCGGCAATTTATAAATTCAGACATCATGACCCTGCCACAGGAACTCAATAACAGGCTACAGAAAGAACCGCAGGACGGTTTATTCCCACTGGTCGAAATAGAACTTAATGAAAATATCAGTGTGGAAGAGATTCTTTCCACATTATATACCCAATATAAAATCCCTTACAAGCTTTTGAAGGCTGATGTAGAATATTTTGGAGATTCCAATTTTGGAAAACTGCTGCTGCAGCTTCAGGGAAAAGAAGAGGAAAACGAAGAGGCGATCTATTATTTCAATCAAAATAAAATTCAAAATACAGTAAAAGGATATGCTTAG
- the metI gene encoding methionine ABC transporter permease MetI, which produces MLSDTVIALLAKGAWETVYMTFVSGFFGFVLGLPVGILLFLTRKGQLLENTAYHRALSILVNVFRAIPFIILIVWMIPFTRILAGTSIGVNAALVPLSVGAAPFIARLVENSLIEVPYGLIETARALGASPFQIIRKVLLPEALPSLINNATITLITLVGYSAMGGAVGAGGLGQVGYQYGYIGYDIVIMNTVLILLVLLVFIIQFAGDRLSKKFDHR; this is translated from the coding sequence ATGCTTAGTGATACGGTAATTGCTCTTTTGGCAAAAGGAGCCTGGGAAACGGTTTATATGACATTCGTGTCCGGTTTTTTTGGATTCGTATTAGGTCTTCCGGTGGGGATTCTATTATTTTTAACAAGAAAAGGACAGCTGTTGGAGAATACAGCCTATCACAGAGCACTGTCTATTTTGGTCAATGTTTTCAGGGCCATTCCCTTCATTATTTTAATTGTATGGATGATTCCTTTTACAAGGATTTTGGCAGGAACATCCATTGGTGTTAACGCAGCATTGGTCCCGCTAAGCGTTGGAGCGGCTCCGTTTATTGCAAGACTGGTAGAAAACAGCCTTATTGAGGTTCCTTACGGTTTGATAGAAACCGCCAGAGCGCTGGGAGCTTCGCCATTTCAGATCATCAGAAAAGTATTGCTTCCGGAAGCACTGCCTTCACTCATCAATAATGCCACCATCACCCTGATCACGCTGGTAGGATACTCTGCGATGGGAGGTGCAGTAGGTGCCGGTGGATTGGGCCAGGTAGGTTACCAGTACGGATACATCGGCTATGATATTGTGATCATGAATACGGTATTGATATTGCTTGTTCTTTTGGTGTTTATCATACAGTTTGCCGGAGACAGGCTGTCTAAAAAGTTTGACCACAGATAA
- the metQ gene encoding methionine ABC transporter substrate-binding lipoprotein MetQ: MKKIKILGLLTAGLLLFNACSGRKDDPNFIRVGITYGPEQEIAEVAKKVAKEKYNLEVELIPFNDYVVPNEALTNGDIDANAFQHIPYLTEQSKQRGYNLVPVGNTFVYPIVAYSKKIKNISELQDGSTIVIPNDPTNGGRSLLLLQKSGLLKLKDGVGLLPKVTDITENPKQLNIMEIEGAQIPRVLDDRDVVVGIINNNFAAQAGLDSEKQGILKEDKDSPYVNVVVARQDNKNSQKVKNFVKAYESDEVEKKAKEIFKGGAVKGW, translated from the coding sequence ATGAAAAAAATAAAGATCCTAGGTTTATTAACAGCAGGCTTACTCTTATTCAATGCCTGTTCCGGAAGAAAAGATGATCCGAATTTTATAAGGGTAGGAATAACATACGGTCCGGAACAGGAAATTGCTGAAGTAGCAAAGAAAGTAGCTAAGGAAAAATACAACCTTGAGGTAGAACTGATCCCCTTCAATGATTATGTAGTTCCCAATGAAGCTTTAACAAATGGAGATATTGATGCGAATGCGTTTCAGCATATTCCTTATTTAACAGAGCAATCCAAACAGAGAGGCTACAATCTTGTTCCTGTCGGCAATACGTTTGTTTACCCCATTGTAGCATATTCAAAAAAGATTAAAAATATCAGTGAGTTACAGGATGGCAGCACGATTGTAATTCCTAATGACCCTACCAATGGAGGCCGTTCTTTACTTCTTTTGCAGAAAAGTGGCTTGTTGAAACTAAAAGACGGAGTCGGACTTCTACCAAAAGTTACTGATATCACGGAAAATCCAAAACAACTGAACATTATGGAGATTGAAGGAGCACAGATTCCAAGGGTTTTAGATGACAGAGACGTCGTGGTAGGCATTATCAATAATAATTTTGCTGCACAGGCCGGTTTAGATTCAGAAAAGCAGGGTATCCTTAAAGAAGATAAAGATTCTCCCTACGTAAATGTAGTGGTGGCCAGACAAGACAACAAGAACAGCCAGAAGGTAAAAAATTTCGTTAAGGCGTATGAATCTGATGAAGTTGAAAAGAAAGCAAAGGAAATCTTCAAAGGAGGAGCTGTGAAAGGATGGTAA
- a CDS encoding glycoside hydrolase family 3 C-terminal domain-containing protein has translation MLKKTAIVSLFTFISVSYMAQTNNTPPVYLDETKPVEQRIQDALSRMTLEEKVAMLHAQSKFSSPGVPRLGIPEFWTTDGPHGVRPEVMWDEWDQAGWTNDSIIAYPALTALSATWNKNMSWNYGKALGEEARYRKKDILLGPGVNIYRTPLNGRNFEYMGEDPYLTSKMVVPYIKGVQSNGVATSVKHFALNNQEMFRHTSNVNVDDRTLYEIYLPPFKAAVTEGDSWTIMGAYDMYKGQYASQNQYLLNDILKKEWKYKGVVVSDWGAVNNTEQAIHNGLDLEFGSWTNGLSAGTKNAYDNYYLAKPYLDLIKAGKVGTKELDDKVTRLLRLAYKTTMNRNKPFGNIASEEHKALAKEIGEEGIVLLKNQGNVLPIDINKAKKIAVIGENAIKIMTVGGGSSSLKVKYETLPLDGIKSRFGKQADVQYARGYVGDIGGEYNGVKSGQDLKDTRSEAELLNEAVELAKKSDYVIFVGGLNKSDFQDSEGNDRKSYGLPYNQDHVISSLAKANKNLAVVLVSGNAVAMPWIKEVPTVLQAWYLGSEAGNSIASVLAGDANPSGKLPFTFPVKLEDNSAHTLGEYPGNKEEFAAGKGKDQKNPINITYNEGIFVGYRWHDTQNIKPLFSFGHGLSYTTFEFGKAKADKTTLSQEDKITFTVTVKNTGKKAGAEVAQLYISDLKSSVPRPAKELKGFEKVYLNPGEQKEVTFTIDKTALSYFDAGKHDWVAEPGDFEALIGNSSDAIKTKVKFTLK, from the coding sequence ATGTTAAAGAAAACCGCCATTGTAAGTTTATTCACCTTTATTTCTGTTTCTTATATGGCTCAGACAAATAATACTCCACCCGTTTATTTAGATGAAACAAAACCTGTAGAACAGCGTATCCAGGATGCTCTTTCCAGAATGACCCTGGAAGAAAAAGTAGCGATGCTGCATGCACAGTCGAAATTCAGTTCACCGGGAGTTCCAAGATTGGGAATTCCTGAATTCTGGACGACTGACGGTCCTCACGGGGTACGTCCGGAGGTAATGTGGGACGAATGGGACCAGGCCGGATGGACGAATGACTCCATTATTGCCTACCCTGCCCTGACCGCTTTATCTGCGACATGGAATAAAAATATGTCATGGAACTACGGTAAAGCCTTAGGCGAAGAAGCACGGTACAGAAAGAAAGATATTCTTCTGGGACCCGGAGTCAATATTTACAGAACTCCATTGAATGGAAGAAACTTTGAATACATGGGTGAAGATCCTTATCTGACCTCAAAAATGGTGGTTCCTTACATCAAAGGGGTACAGTCTAACGGCGTAGCTACTTCCGTAAAACATTTCGCACTGAACAACCAGGAAATGTTCCGTCATACCAGTAATGTCAATGTAGACGACAGAACGCTTTACGAAATTTACCTTCCTCCTTTCAAAGCAGCAGTAACAGAGGGTGATTCATGGACGATCATGGGAGCTTATGATATGTATAAAGGGCAGTATGCCAGCCAAAATCAATATCTTTTAAATGACATCCTGAAAAAGGAATGGAAATATAAAGGAGTGGTTGTATCCGACTGGGGTGCTGTCAACAATACGGAACAGGCTATTCATAACGGTCTTGACCTTGAGTTCGGATCATGGACCAACGGACTTTCTGCAGGAACGAAAAATGCCTATGACAATTATTATCTGGCAAAGCCTTATCTTGATCTGATTAAAGCAGGAAAAGTAGGAACCAAAGAACTTGATGACAAAGTAACAAGATTACTTCGTCTTGCCTATAAAACTACGATGAACCGAAATAAGCCTTTCGGAAATATTGCTTCTGAGGAACATAAAGCGCTTGCTAAAGAGATTGGAGAGGAAGGAATCGTTTTATTAAAAAATCAGGGAAATGTTCTTCCAATTGATATTAATAAAGCCAAAAAGATAGCGGTTATCGGAGAAAATGCCATTAAAATAATGACGGTAGGCGGAGGTTCTTCATCATTAAAAGTAAAATATGAAACACTTCCTCTGGATGGAATCAAATCAAGATTTGGCAAGCAGGCAGATGTACAGTATGCAAGAGGGTATGTAGGAGATATCGGAGGTGAATATAACGGGGTAAAATCCGGCCAGGATTTAAAAGATACCCGTTCTGAAGCTGAATTACTGAATGAAGCTGTAGAATTGGCAAAAAAATCAGACTACGTAATTTTTGTAGGCGGATTGAATAAATCTGATTTCCAGGACAGTGAAGGAAATGACAGAAAAAGCTATGGATTACCTTACAATCAGGATCACGTAATTTCTTCTCTCGCCAAAGCGAATAAAAATCTTGCAGTCGTTCTGGTTTCAGGAAATGCTGTAGCTATGCCATGGATCAAAGAAGTTCCAACTGTTCTACAGGCATGGTACCTGGGCTCAGAGGCAGGAAACTCCATTGCATCTGTTCTGGCAGGGGATGCTAATCCTTCAGGAAAACTTCCATTCACATTCCCGGTAAAACTGGAAGACAATTCAGCCCATACCCTTGGGGAATATCCCGGCAATAAAGAAGAATTTGCTGCCGGAAAAGGAAAAGACCAGAAAAATCCGATCAATATCACGTATAACGAAGGAATTTTTGTAGGATACCGTTGGCATGATACCCAAAATATTAAGCCGCTTTTCAGTTTTGGACATGGATTGAGCTACACTACTTTTGAATTTGGAAAAGCAAAAGCAGATAAAACAACCCTTTCTCAGGAAGACAAAATCACCTTTACCGTGACGGTTAAAAATACAGGTAAAAAAGCAGGAGCTGAAGTTGCCCAGCTTTATATCAGTGATTTAAAATCATCGGTGCCCCGCCCTGCAAAAGAGCTGAAAGGTTTTGAAAAAGTATATTTGAATCCGGGGGAACAAAAAGAAGTGACATTCACCATCGATAAGACTGCATTAAGTTATTTTGATGCCGGTAAGCACGATTGGGTGGCTGAGCCAGGAGATTTTGAAGCCCTGATCGGAAATTCTTCAGATGCCATTAAAACGAAAGTGAAATTTACGCTTAAATAA
- a CDS encoding outer membrane beta-barrel protein, which translates to MKTIIFPIAILAGSLAMAQQAPAPSAKDTVKGNAKEIEAVTLVARKPTVESKVDRTVFNVANSAILAGNTTWDVLRMTPLVSIDNNDAVKAEGQTVTVYINDRKSVFTGKELKEYLKTIPADNLMKIEVITSPSSRYETSGSVINIVLKKRDDEGLKGSISLNNRQSTKNSQYTNFNLNYHKKKFTQTLIGSYNNGNYVQKTQTWDNRYEGNKLTQFNLENIMRNESPSLSSTSEFEINDKNNFGLVLEYSQNRNLSSAESDGMTSKNGDPGDSFHQTQNILGFSRNLGTNAFYKYYDKEKNRILDINVGTNYSSDNNDNLIDKQIDKLGAKTNQQLGVISTNQMRNYYLKIDYTQPLGKSGGTIEVGGKTELNNHIIPNSLYGFSMNDPQSEYYHLSRNDTFHYEDNLSSLYANYSKTFFKKLETRIGLRYEYIDYKVRQDVAGTERKDSYGTFLPNLLLKYSFSEKFDVSLTYNRSIWRPWYSEFNPFLVPEINGTYSRGNLYLNPNPNDRLYLKFGILKKYFISARYMHTNQDYWTTYVTENGRTVSLPGNFDGKVEKYYLFANTNQNFLKNKLNVNAGFGWYYINNKDFNEKNKLGGKDYISYWGASANVSYTNLFNKNINVSAWVELANQNNGNSYANNTNVFHNISVTKIFPKTQMELSMQLMNIFKRPYGDNTTYSQDGTFREYSKWDWYGVSLTFVKRFGNQKVKENTKTDVEKNGGGGK; encoded by the coding sequence ATGAAAACAATTATATTTCCAATAGCAATATTAGCAGGCTCACTAGCAATGGCCCAGCAGGCCCCAGCTCCGTCAGCAAAAGATACTGTAAAAGGAAATGCAAAAGAAATAGAAGCTGTTACCCTGGTTGCCAGAAAACCAACGGTAGAGTCAAAGGTGGACAGAACGGTATTTAATGTTGCTAACAGCGCAATTCTGGCAGGAAATACAACATGGGATGTCCTCAGGATGACGCCTCTGGTGAGTATTGATAATAATGATGCGGTAAAGGCGGAAGGGCAGACCGTGACAGTATATATTAATGACAGAAAATCGGTGTTTACAGGGAAGGAATTAAAAGAATATCTTAAAACCATTCCTGCAGATAACCTGATGAAAATTGAGGTGATTACCAGCCCGTCGTCACGTTATGAAACTTCAGGGTCAGTGATCAATATTGTCCTCAAAAAAAGAGATGATGAAGGATTGAAAGGAAGTATCTCCCTCAACAACAGACAGAGCACCAAGAACTCACAATACACGAATTTTAATCTTAACTACCATAAGAAAAAGTTTACCCAAACCCTTATAGGAAGTTACAATAACGGAAATTATGTGCAGAAGACTCAGACGTGGGATAACCGATATGAAGGCAATAAGCTTACCCAATTCAATCTGGAAAACATCATGAGAAATGAAAGTCCGTCTCTTTCTTCTACTTCGGAATTTGAAATCAACGATAAAAATAATTTTGGGCTTGTGCTGGAGTATTCACAGAACAGGAATTTATCTTCGGCAGAATCTGACGGGATGACTTCAAAAAATGGAGATCCCGGTGATTCTTTTCACCAGACCCAGAACATATTGGGATTCAGCCGTAATCTGGGGACTAATGCCTTCTATAAATACTATGATAAAGAAAAGAACAGAATTTTAGATATTAATGTGGGAACCAATTATTCCAGTGATAATAATGATAACTTAATTGACAAGCAAATTGATAAGCTGGGCGCGAAAACAAACCAGCAGCTGGGAGTAATCAGCACAAATCAGATGCGAAATTATTACCTGAAAATAGATTATACACAGCCTTTAGGTAAATCCGGCGGTACGATAGAAGTAGGAGGGAAAACGGAATTGAACAATCATATTATTCCCAACAGCCTTTATGGGTTCAGTATGAATGACCCGCAGTCAGAATATTATCATCTTTCGAGAAATGACACGTTTCATTATGAGGACAATCTGAGCTCTTTATACGCCAACTACAGCAAGACATTTTTCAAAAAATTGGAAACAAGAATCGGACTCCGGTATGAATATATTGATTATAAAGTAAGACAGGATGTTGCCGGTACAGAGAGAAAAGATTCATATGGAACTTTTCTCCCCAATCTATTGCTTAAATATAGCTTTTCTGAGAAATTTGATGTGAGTCTTACCTATAACCGAAGCATCTGGAGACCATGGTATTCTGAATTTAATCCTTTCCTTGTTCCTGAAATCAACGGAACCTATTCCAGAGGAAACCTGTATCTGAATCCGAATCCGAATGACCGGCTTTATCTGAAATTCGGGATTCTGAAAAAATACTTTATTTCTGCAAGGTATATGCACACCAATCAGGACTACTGGACGACGTATGTAACGGAAAACGGAAGAACGGTTTCTTTACCGGGGAACTTTGATGGAAAGGTTGAAAAATATTACCTTTTTGCCAATACGAATCAGAATTTTCTGAAAAATAAACTGAATGTCAATGCCGGATTTGGATGGTACTATATTAATAATAAAGACTTTAACGAGAAAAACAAGTTGGGGGGTAAAGATTATATCAGCTATTGGGGAGCTTCTGCCAATGTATCATATACCAATCTTTTCAATAAAAACATTAATGTAAGTGCTTGGGTGGAACTTGCCAATCAGAATAACGGGAATTCATATGCCAATAATACCAATGTGTTCCACAATATTTCAGTCACCAAAATATTCCCAAAAACCCAAATGGAGCTGAGCATGCAGCTGATGAATATTTTTAAAAGACCTTATGGAGATAATACGACTTACAGCCAGGATGGAACTTTCAGAGAGTATTCAAAATGGGACTGGTATGGAGTTTCCCTTACTTTTGTAAAGCGTTTCGGAAACCAGAAGGTAAAAGAAAACACGAAAACTGACGTAGAGAAAAATGGCGGCGGCGGAAAATAA
- a CDS encoding DUF2652 domain-containing protein — MKNTNIQEGTILIPDFSGFTEFVFNTKLYTGEYIVRQLLSTLIDVNGHYFEISEIEGDAILFYRYDEHPSYQNISKMLLKMRNAFNRKIEELNKSLSTTIDLSLKFIVHYGTFSQYTIGSFRKLYGKTIVEAHQLLKNGFAEQPSYALFSNSFLENISSQEADFNKDQLHLPEVGVIRYFESVN; from the coding sequence ATGAAGAATACAAATATACAAGAGGGAACCATTCTTATTCCGGATTTCAGCGGATTTACTGAATTTGTGTTCAATACAAAATTGTATACAGGAGAATATATTGTAAGACAACTACTTTCTACACTGATCGATGTGAACGGTCATTATTTTGAGATTTCGGAAATTGAGGGCGATGCGATTTTATTTTACCGTTATGATGAACATCCGTCCTATCAGAATATTTCGAAAATGCTTTTGAAAATGCGGAATGCTTTCAACAGGAAAATTGAAGAGCTAAATAAGAGCTTAAGTACCACGATTGACCTGTCTTTGAAGTTCATCGTTCATTATGGAACCTTTTCACAGTATACTATCGGAAGTTTCAGAAAACTCTATGGCAAAACCATTGTAGAGGCCCACCAGCTTTTAAAAAATGGATTTGCAGAACAGCCTTCCTATGCATTATTCAGCAATTCTTTTTTAGAGAACATCAGCAGTCAGGAGGCTGATTTTAATAAGGATCAGCTTCATCTGCCTGAGGTAGGGGTTATCCGTTATTTTGAAAGTGTAAACTAG
- a CDS encoding efflux transporter outer membrane subunit: protein MKIKNIAYIAFISGTAVSCTVQKYEQPEVKMPEAFRSDRAAAEQHDNIARISYKDFFKDPVLIGLIDKAMVQNNDLQIALKQIEFASLAYHQSKWANVPTVSAAANANINRPSDNSMNGMMGGQFMGKRYMEDYTASVSISWEADIWGKIKGRKEQALAEYLKTREAGKAVKTQLVAAVVQGYYNLLMLDTQLEITKSNLNYADNTLKFLAKQQELGLTTALAVQQQEIVKDQILKSVPAIESSIAIQENALSLLTGSMPGKIERSAGLNTVQSPDHMEAGIPSELLSYRPDIKSAELEVRKSAAAIHVAKMSMYPSLNITAQGGVNAFQISKWFSVPGSLFGMAAGAIAQPILNGKQLKTQYEQSKVLADQAEITFKQSVLKAVGEVSDALVQIQKLEEQQKIAEGLALKSNEAVKKADLLFKYNSATYVEVIIAQTNKLQAELELASLKAQRLNAITALYRSVGGGWQ from the coding sequence ATGAAAATTAAAAATATAGCCTATATCGCATTCATTTCAGGAACCGCAGTTTCCTGTACAGTTCAGAAATATGAGCAGCCGGAAGTGAAAATGCCTGAAGCTTTCAGAAGTGACCGTGCAGCCGCTGAACAGCATGATAATATCGCTAGGATCAGTTATAAAGACTTCTTTAAAGACCCTGTGCTGATCGGATTGATTGATAAGGCGATGGTGCAGAACAATGATCTTCAGATTGCTTTAAAACAGATCGAGTTTGCTTCATTAGCTTATCATCAAAGTAAATGGGCAAATGTTCCGACGGTAAGTGCAGCCGCCAATGCGAACATCAACCGCCCGTCGGATAACAGTATGAACGGGATGATGGGCGGCCAATTTATGGGAAAACGGTATATGGAAGATTATACGGCCTCCGTCAGCATCTCATGGGAAGCTGATATCTGGGGGAAGATCAAAGGAAGAAAAGAGCAGGCTTTAGCGGAATATCTTAAAACCCGGGAAGCAGGAAAAGCGGTAAAAACACAATTGGTGGCTGCGGTAGTGCAGGGATATTATAATCTGCTGATGCTGGATACTCAGCTGGAGATCACAAAATCTAACCTGAACTATGCCGATAATACCCTGAAATTTTTGGCTAAACAGCAGGAACTTGGATTGACAACAGCTCTGGCAGTACAGCAGCAGGAAATTGTAAAAGACCAGATCTTAAAATCAGTTCCTGCTATTGAAAGTTCCATTGCCATTCAGGAAAATGCACTAAGCCTGCTGACCGGTTCAATGCCCGGTAAGATCGAAAGAAGTGCAGGTTTGAATACTGTACAGTCTCCGGATCATATGGAAGCAGGGATTCCTTCGGAATTATTGAGCTACCGGCCGGACATCAAAAGTGCTGAGCTTGAAGTAAGAAAAAGTGCTGCGGCCATTCATGTGGCAAAAATGAGTATGTACCCGTCCTTGAATATTACAGCACAGGGCGGAGTGAATGCTTTCCAGATCAGCAAATGGTTCTCTGTTCCGGGATCTCTTTTTGGAATGGCAGCAGGAGCCATTGCACAGCCTATTCTGAATGGAAAACAGCTGAAAACCCAGTATGAGCAGTCTAAAGTTTTGGCTGACCAGGCAGAAATTACGTTCAAGCAGTCTGTTTTAAAGGCAGTGGGGGAAGTTTCAGATGCACTGGTGCAGATTCAAAAGCTGGAAGAACAGCAGAAAATAGCAGAAGGACTGGCTTTGAAATCTAATGAAGCCGTAAAAAAAGCTGATCTTTTATTTAAATATAATTCAGCGACCTATGTGGAAGTGATCATCGCTCAGACCAATAAACTTCAGGCCGAACTGGAGCTGGCTTCTCTGAAAGCCCAAAGACTGAATGCAATCACAGCACTCTACCGTTCTGTAGGAGGCGGATGGCAATAA